In one window of Psychrobacter sp. P2G3 DNA:
- a CDS encoding BCCT family transporter: MADLKGFNNDEQGRSIIGSDINKTVGTLAHVEGPSDTLGLKNPAFWYSGGFLVAFVLMAIFAEERLAKIVEVGFAWSVNIFGPFWQILLLATFVIALAVGAGRTGRVILGNLPVPEMDSFKWMAILFCTLLAGGGVFWAAAEPIAHFVSAPPLYGESPDLQQRAFNALSQSFMHWGFLAWAIVGSLTAIVVMHLHYDKGLPLKPRTLLYPMFGERVLTGQTGAIIDACCIVAVAAGTIGPIGFLGLQTSYALNVLFGIPDTFTTQLIIILFAIALYTISAISGLTRGMQLLSRFNVILAFALMVFILIFGPTNFIINGYIQGVGGLIDNFIPMATYRGDEGWLSWWTVFFWGWFLGYGPMMAIFIARISRGRTIRQLITTVCIIAPLVTCFWFTVVGGSGLAFEIANPGSVSSAFEGFNLPGALLAVTQQLPFPLITSILFLILTTVFIVTTGDSMTYTISVVISGEHEPNAMIRTFWGVMMGVTAIVLISLGSGGVTALQSFIVITAVPVSFVLLPSLWNGPQIAQQMARDQDLYRPNRVEVNHRMAEEKLAKEKGVKENS; encoded by the coding sequence ATGGCCGATTTAAAGGGATTTAACAACGATGAGCAAGGACGCTCTATTATTGGTAGTGATATCAATAAAACCGTGGGTACATTGGCTCATGTAGAGGGGCCTTCCGATACTTTAGGACTTAAAAACCCAGCGTTTTGGTACAGTGGTGGTTTTCTAGTCGCCTTTGTTTTGATGGCTATCTTTGCAGAAGAGCGCTTGGCAAAAATAGTTGAAGTAGGCTTTGCTTGGTCGGTCAATATCTTTGGTCCTTTTTGGCAAATACTGCTATTGGCGACCTTTGTGATTGCTTTAGCTGTTGGTGCTGGTCGCACGGGACGTGTCATTTTAGGTAATTTACCAGTGCCTGAGATGGATAGTTTTAAATGGATGGCCATTCTTTTCTGTACGCTACTTGCTGGCGGTGGGGTATTTTGGGCAGCCGCTGAACCTATTGCACATTTCGTTTCAGCTCCGCCTTTATATGGTGAGTCACCAGACTTGCAACAACGCGCATTTAACGCTTTGTCACAATCCTTTATGCATTGGGGCTTTTTGGCGTGGGCCATTGTGGGCAGCTTGACGGCTATCGTTGTGATGCATTTGCACTATGACAAAGGTTTACCGCTTAAACCACGTACGCTACTTTACCCTATGTTTGGCGAGCGTGTGCTCACCGGTCAAACGGGCGCAATCATTGATGCTTGTTGTATCGTTGCGGTTGCTGCTGGCACGATCGGTCCTATCGGATTTTTGGGTCTACAGACCAGCTATGCTCTTAATGTCTTGTTCGGCATTCCTGATACTTTTACCACTCAGCTGATTATTATCCTATTCGCTATTGCGCTTTATACCATCTCGGCTATTAGTGGACTGACTCGCGGTATGCAACTGCTTAGCCGCTTTAACGTCATATTAGCCTTTGCGCTCATGGTCTTTATTTTAATCTTTGGACCGACCAATTTTATTATCAATGGCTATATTCAAGGTGTCGGTGGCTTGATTGATAACTTCATTCCGATGGCAACTTACCGCGGTGATGAAGGCTGGCTTAGCTGGTGGACGGTGTTCTTTTGGGGTTGGTTCTTAGGTTACGGCCCGATGATGGCTATCTTTATTGCCCGTATTTCACGTGGCCGTACGATTCGCCAATTAATCACCACCGTTTGTATTATTGCGCCATTGGTTACCTGTTTTTGGTTCACCGTCGTTGGTGGTTCAGGGCTGGCGTTTGAGATTGCCAATCCCGGTAGTGTTAGTAGCGCTTTTGAAGGTTTCAACTTACCTGGCGCGCTATTGGCGGTCACGCAGCAATTGCCGTTTCCATTGATTACCTCGATACTGTTTTTGATTTTGACCACGGTCTTTATCGTGACGACAGGGGATTCGATGACTTATACCATCAGTGTCGTTATCAGTGGCGAGCATGAGCCAAATGCTATGATTCGTACATTTTGGGGCGTTATGATGGGGGTTACCGCTATCGTATTAATCTCGCTTGGTTCAGGCGGGGTAACGGCGTTGCAATCATTCATCGTGATTACCGCTGTTCCGGTTTCGTTTGTTTTATTGCCGTCACTATGGAACGGACCACAAATCGCACAGCAAATGGCACGCGATCAAGATTTGTATCGTCCGAATCGAGTTGAAGTCAATCATCGAATGGCGGAAGAAAAACTCGCTAAAGAGAAGGGTGTTAAAGAAAATAGCTAA
- a CDS encoding hydrolase, giving the protein MSNKLLELLNPQNSQLIFIDQQPQMAFGVQSIDRQSLKNNVVGLAKAAKAFNIPTTITAVETASFSGNTLPELLSVFPQNETLERSSMNSWDDQNVRDALAKHAQDGRKKIVVSGLWTEVCNLSFALSCMQDTDYEIYMVADASGGTSVEAHQYAMDRMVQAGVIPVTWQQVMLEWQRDWANKATYDAVMDIVREHSGAYGMGVDYAYTMVHKAPARAQSIGSIGPNPAKI; this is encoded by the coding sequence ATGTCTAACAAACTTTTAGAATTATTGAACCCTCAGAATAGTCAGCTTATTTTTATTGATCAACAGCCGCAAATGGCGTTTGGCGTACAGTCGATTGACCGCCAAAGTTTAAAGAACAATGTGGTTGGTTTGGCAAAAGCGGCTAAAGCTTTTAATATTCCAACGACGATCACTGCCGTTGAAACGGCTAGCTTCTCTGGTAATACGCTACCTGAACTTTTGAGTGTATTTCCACAAAACGAAACGCTTGAGCGTTCTTCGATGAATTCTTGGGACGATCAAAACGTACGTGATGCCTTGGCCAAACATGCACAAGATGGCCGTAAAAAGATTGTGGTATCTGGTTTATGGACAGAAGTATGTAACTTATCTTTTGCGTTATCATGCATGCAAGACACAGACTACGAAATTTATATGGTTGCTGACGCTTCTGGTGGAACTTCTGTTGAAGCGCATCAGTACGCAATGGATCGTATGGTGCAAGCGGGCGTTATCCCTGTTACTTGGCAACAAGTCATGCTTGAATGGCAACGTGACTGGGCTAATAAAGCCACTTATGATGCGGTTATGGATATTGTAAGAGAGCACTCTGGTGCTTATGGTATGGGTGTTGATTATGCTTATACAATGGTGCATAAAGCGCCTGCCCGTGCTCAATCTATTGGCAGCATCGGCCCTAACCCTGCCAAAATATAA
- a CDS encoding membrane dipeptidase, which translates to MYQDHIVIDGLQYSHWDRDYFKMLKDSGINAVHATLVYHEDARQTMTRFAEWHARFEKNSDLILPVYSVADIKTAKEQGKVGIFFGAQNCSPIDDEIGLISVMRRLGLLIMQLTYNNQSLLATGCYEQNDSGVTRFGQQAIAEMNRVGMIIDMSHSAEQSTLEAIEVSSRPICISHANPTTAHDALRNKSDTVISALTKAGGLLGFSLYPFHLPNGSACTLDDFCTMIANCADQYGVEHLAIGSDLCLNQPQAVLEWMRNGRWSKAMDYGEGNANNSGWPDTLPWFAGKDGMENIYNGLLKHGFNEADAGKIIGQNWFDFLEQGLKPLA; encoded by the coding sequence ATGTATCAAGATCATATCGTCATTGACGGATTACAGTATAGCCATTGGGATCGTGACTACTTCAAGATGCTAAAAGATAGTGGTATCAATGCGGTACATGCCACCTTGGTCTATCACGAAGACGCGCGTCAGACCATGACCCGCTTTGCTGAATGGCACGCGCGCTTTGAGAAAAATAGCGATTTGATTTTGCCTGTGTATTCGGTCGCTGATATCAAAACCGCAAAAGAGCAGGGTAAAGTCGGTATCTTTTTTGGCGCACAAAACTGCTCACCAATCGATGACGAAATTGGCCTGATTAGCGTCATGCGCCGCTTAGGTTTATTAATTATGCAGCTGACTTATAACAACCAAAGCTTACTAGCGACTGGCTGTTATGAGCAGAACGATAGCGGCGTTACGCGCTTTGGTCAGCAAGCTATCGCTGAGATGAATCGCGTTGGGATGATTATCGATATGTCGCACAGCGCTGAGCAGTCTACGCTTGAGGCGATAGAAGTCTCATCGCGTCCGATATGTATCAGTCATGCCAATCCGACTACCGCACATGATGCCCTGCGTAATAAATCGGATACTGTCATTAGCGCCTTAACCAAAGCGGGTGGCCTGTTAGGTTTTAGTTTATATCCGTTCCATTTGCCCAATGGTAGCGCATGTACGCTTGATGACTTCTGCACCATGATTGCTAATTGCGCTGATCAATACGGTGTCGAGCATTTAGCGATTGGTAGTGATTTATGTCTCAATCAGCCGCAAGCGGTGCTCGAATGGATGCGAAATGGACGTTGGTCAAAAGCGATGGATTATGGTGAAGGCAATGCTAATAATTCAGGTTGGCCAGACACTTTACCATGGTTTGCTGGCAAAGATGGTATGGAAAATATCTATAACGGCCTGCTAAAGCACGGCTTTAATGAGGCTGATGCTGGAAAGATCATTGGTCAAAACTGGTTCGATTTTTTAGAGCAAGGTTTAAAACCTTTGGCTTAA
- a CDS encoding aldehyde dehydrogenase family protein, whose product MSAQTTQQVLQQDPTKSLYINGEWQAGADTIANINPSDTSETIGEFAQASKDQVKDAIAAARQAQPKWEATPLEKKQSILQAIGDEMIARCDELGTLLSREEGKPFREGRGEIYRAGQFFHYYAAEVLRQMGDLADSVRPGVKVEVTREAVGVVAIISPWNFPTATAVWKIAPALAFGNSVIWKPANLTPASAVALAEIIHRQGMPEGTFNLLLGGGSSVGDALINSTDIDAVSFTGSVPTGRKVAAATAPNFIRCQLEMGSKNALVIADDADLQVAIDAAVAGAFGGSGQKCTASSRLIVMDSIHDAFVEGVVAKMKTLKVGHALEDGIFMGPVVDDKQLAANMDWVEKAKQSGANLAFGGERLEMAHDGYYMSPTLFTETDNSWDINQEEVFAPLACVLRVKDLEEAIAMTNDTRFGLTGGIITQSLRSSAMFKEQVQAGCVMVNLATAGTDYHVPFGGRKESSFGPREQGQYAKEFYTIVKTAYQKAY is encoded by the coding sequence ATGTCAGCCCAAACCACACAACAAGTATTGCAACAAGACCCAACCAAATCACTTTATATCAATGGTGAATGGCAAGCGGGCGCTGATACCATTGCCAATATCAACCCATCTGATACCAGCGAAACCATTGGTGAGTTCGCACAAGCAAGTAAAGACCAAGTAAAAGATGCCATTGCCGCTGCTCGTCAGGCGCAGCCAAAGTGGGAAGCAACGCCACTTGAAAAGAAGCAGTCTATCCTGCAAGCGATTGGTGATGAGATGATTGCCCGCTGTGATGAACTAGGTACTTTGTTGTCACGTGAAGAAGGCAAACCTTTTCGTGAGGGTCGCGGTGAAATTTATCGTGCTGGTCAGTTCTTTCATTATTATGCTGCTGAAGTATTACGTCAAATGGGCGATCTTGCTGACTCGGTACGTCCTGGGGTCAAAGTCGAAGTCACCCGTGAAGCTGTCGGTGTGGTTGCAATTATCTCTCCTTGGAACTTTCCAACTGCAACTGCCGTATGGAAAATCGCGCCAGCTTTAGCATTTGGTAACAGCGTTATTTGGAAGCCTGCGAACTTAACGCCTGCCAGTGCGGTCGCGTTAGCGGAAATTATTCATCGTCAAGGCATGCCAGAGGGTACGTTTAACCTGTTATTAGGCGGCGGCTCTAGCGTCGGTGATGCGCTCATCAATTCTACAGATATCGATGCAGTCAGCTTTACGGGTTCTGTACCAACAGGTCGCAAAGTTGCTGCTGCTACGGCACCGAACTTTATCCGCTGCCAGCTTGAGATGGGTAGTAAAAACGCCTTGGTCATCGCTGATGATGCCGATTTGCAAGTTGCTATTGATGCGGCGGTTGCTGGTGCTTTTGGTGGTTCAGGACAAAAATGTACCGCTTCGTCGCGTTTGATTGTTATGGACAGTATCCATGATGCCTTTGTCGAAGGTGTGGTCGCAAAAATGAAGACGCTAAAGGTCGGTCATGCGCTTGAGGACGGTATCTTTATGGGGCCTGTGGTCGATGACAAGCAACTGGCAGCAAATATGGACTGGGTCGAAAAAGCCAAACAGTCTGGAGCCAATTTAGCCTTTGGTGGTGAGCGTTTAGAGATGGCTCACGATGGCTACTATATGTCACCGACTTTGTTCACCGAAACCGATAACAGCTGGGATATCAACCAAGAAGAAGTGTTTGCTCCGCTCGCCTGTGTTTTGCGTGTCAAGGACTTGGAAGAGGCGATTGCCATGACCAATGATACCCGCTTTGGTTTGACTGGCGGCATCATCACCCAAAGTCTGCGTAGTAGTGCGATGTTTAAAGAGCAAGTACAAGCGGGCTGCGTGATGGTGAACTTAGCGACAGCGGGTACCGATTATCATGTTCCGTTCGGTGGTCGTAAAGAGTCGAGCTTTGGCCCACGCGAGCAAGGTCAGTATGCCAAAGAGTTCTATACCATCGTCAAGACTGCTTATCAAAAAGCGTATTAA
- a CDS encoding DUF3726 domain-containing protein yields the protein MIVSHNEIVAMVYKAFTGMHREVGEADVIASMVAELEMAGLDGVRHFNNASPYILTEQDTPIDIVHQETGAIRFDLHGSSLICHLPAIMDYALEKMGDLDHFQIYLMNCHNRWLAYSELVKLADNGIACLAKWDNGTVPKHTLLTLNQGFVYPDLYFFNEPQDNYNTNDMIIELATANFDIEQEIEHFDHKISTDELFATHQRSWKEGIHVDDEQWAILKKTAAAILVENSEASSKGAGGV from the coding sequence ATGATTGTATCGCATAATGAAATCGTAGCAATGGTGTATAAAGCCTTTACTGGTATGCACCGTGAAGTAGGCGAAGCTGATGTTATTGCCTCAATGGTGGCTGAGCTAGAGATGGCTGGACTCGACGGTGTGCGCCACTTTAATAATGCCAGCCCATATATCTTAACTGAGCAAGATACGCCCATTGATATCGTTCATCAAGAAACGGGCGCGATTCGCTTTGATTTGCATGGCAGCAGTTTGATTTGTCACTTGCCTGCCATCATGGACTACGCACTAGAAAAAATGGGCGATCTTGATCATTTTCAGATTTATTTAATGAACTGCCATAATCGCTGGTTGGCTTATAGTGAGCTGGTTAAATTAGCTGATAATGGCATTGCCTGTCTAGCGAAGTGGGATAATGGCACAGTACCCAAGCATACTTTGTTAACCTTAAACCAAGGCTTTGTCTATCCTGATTTATACTTTTTTAATGAACCGCAAGACAATTATAATACTAATGATATGATCATTGAGCTGGCTACTGCTAACTTCGATATTGAGCAAGAAATCGAGCATTTCGATCATAAAATATCGACGGATGAGCTATTTGCAACGCATCAGCGCTCATGGAAGGAAGGTATCCATGTCGATGATGAACAGTGGGCAATACTCAAAAAAACAGCGGCCGCTATACTGGTAGAAAATAGCGAGGCGTCAAGCAAAGGCGCGGGCGGGGTGTAG